ATTGTTGATGGCATGGCATTGTTATTTCGTTCTTTTTTTGCTTCAGCTGCAATGGGGCATTTTATACGCTTAGAGGACGGCACACCATCTAATGGTGCGCAAGGGTTTGTCCGCCATGTTTTGACGGCACAATCTATTATGCAACCAACACATTTAGCTATTTGTTGGGATATGGGTTCACAAACATTCCGAAATGAATTATATGATGGTTATAAGGCTAATCGCCCAGCACCGCCAGAGGAAATGCTTCCTCAATTTGATATGGCTAAAAACTTATCTCAACATATTGGGTGGCAAAATTTCGGCGTTGTCGGTATGGAGGCTGATGATTTAATCGGTTCAATGATTACCAAATGGCAAGACGAAGCCGATATTACAGTAATTAGTGGGGATAAAGATTTATTGCAACTGTTGACGCCTACAACGCAAATAGCGTTTACGAAAAAAGGTTATACAGAGTATGATCTTTATACACATTCTCGTTTTAAAGAAGAATATGGTATAGAACCGATTCAATTTGCACAAGTAAAGGCTTTTATGGGTGATACAAGTGATGGCTATCCAGGAGTTAAAGGGATTGGTCCAAAACAGGCGCTGACACTTATTCAAATGTACGGCTCTATTGACAATGTTATTTCTTCCTTGGAGGAATTAAAGCCTGGTCAACGTACGAAAATCAAAGACAATCTTGACATGCTGAAGTTATCACACGAACTAGCAACAATTCAAACGAATGTACCGATAGAAGCAGAGATTGCTCAATTAGTAGTGCCAAACTATGAGCAACAAACATTTAAAGCGATAGAAGAACGTGGCTTTACGCTTATTGCAAAGCAGGCACGTTCATTGTATTCCCTTATTTAGGTGCTACTTTAACGAAGCTTAACACTTTTTCATTATTTTGAAATAGAGCAGTACGAATTTGGCTGGGGCGATTTTTGCCACCATTATCATGGAAAATTAACAAGAGCTCACCGTCTTGCACGTCATAGCCAATGAGTGGTACCCAATGATAGACAAAGGTAGATTTTTTATCAAACCATTGCAGGCTAAAGTAACGGTCAAAGCGCATCGCAACGGGGCGTCCTGCATCTATTTCCTGCAGCGCCTCTTTTAACGTACAGTTGCGTATATCCCAGGTCGGTAACAGTTTCCGAAGGTTATAAATTAAACGCCATTTAAACAAGCCTATTTTTGTGCCACCGAGTAGTTCATAAAGTTCGTTAACTGATGGAGCAGTCGGATTATAGTAGTGCAGAATGACATGGATTGTTGTTGGTCCACAGGCAGAATTACGATATTTAGGTGTAATGGATGTTTCGTATTGTGATATTCCGTGTATCGGCAAATACTGTTTCATAAAAATCTCCCTTCGAAAAAGAACGGTTTAAATGTAATTCTTAGGCGCTTTCACACATAATTACGTGGAGTCCTTCTTTAAATAATGAATCAAGCTGGGACAAAAGAGAAAAAGTGTTAGATTGTTTGCAAACAATCTAACACTTTTTTGCTGCGACAGTTGAAATTCACTACGGCAGACGCTTTTTACGGACACACCGATGGCTGCAAACCTCGCGATCGCGTAGTCTGCTGCGTCATACGTTTTGTGGTGTTCCCGCTTGAGTCACCGCCTTTGCTACAATCAACTAATACTATCTATTTATTGTTGAGCAGCTAAAAATTCAGTAACTTGCTGTGGTGTTTTAGCGTTAGCACTATGTAAGTGTGCTAATTTTTCACCGTTTTGGAAAATTAATAAGCTTGGAATACCCATTACATCATATTTGTCTGCGATTTCAGGAAGTTCGTCACGGTTAAGCTCGTACCAATCAAATTGGTTGTACTCTTCAATAATTGGATCGATAAACATATTCATGCGTGTGCAATCAGGGCACCATCCAGCATAAAATTTCACAAGCACTTTTTGCTCACCAGAGATAAGCTCATTAAATTGTTCTGCAGTAGTTATTGTTTTCATTAGTAATTCACTCTCCTTGCTAACCATTTTACACATTTTCTCTTCATCCTGAAAGTTATCTGTTTGGGATATGTAGACTCTACTTATTGTCCTATTTTCGCTCGTAAAAAACAAAAAAAGTTGTATATTGCAAAAATAAATGAAGAAAAAAGATTGCTAATTTAGACAAAATAATCTACACTAAAAACAGAAAAAGTAGTTTTATTTTCATTCAGTGGAAGACTTTTCACACGCTGATTTGAGTTGCATATCAACTGACTGAAGATAAGTCTCTGGCGCTTGCCACAGATTATAAAATGACATTAGTTAAAATCTTTTCGCTAAAAATCTATGACAATGTAAGTGATTGCGACTAGCTAGCATACATTGTAAAAGGTCAACGTGAATGTCAAAATCGAAGCAAAAAACGCCAAAGCGAAATTTTGATTTTTTTTGGCCAAAAAATGAATGGCTATTCATTCAATGGGAGAATAAGGGGGAATTGCTTGTGACTTATAACATTAAAAAAGCGGCTGTTCTAGGTTCTGGAGTAATGGGTTCTGGAATTGCAGCACATTTAGCAAACATCGGTATTCCAACATTATTATTAGACATTGCACCGAAAGAACTAACGAAAGAGGAAGAAGCAAAGGGTTTAACTTTAGCGCATCCAGCTGTAAGAAATCGCTTTGTGAATAGTGCTCTTCAAAAGTTAGTGAAGCAAAAGCCAGCACCACTTACTTCTAAGAAAAATTTATCGCTACTAACGGTGGGGAACTTTGAAGACGATTTAGACAAACTAAAAGATGTAGATTGGGTAATTGAAGTTGTTGTTGAAAATCTAGCAATTAAACAAAGCTTATATGAAAAAATTGATGCTGTACGTACAGCAGGTACAATTATTAGTTCTAATACATCAGGCATTAGTATTAATGCAATGGCGGAAGGGCGTTCAGAAGATTTCCAAAAACATTTTTTAGGGACGCACTTCTTCAATCCGCCACGCTATTTAAAATTACTTGAAGTAATCCCTGCAACAACAACTGCACCGGAAGTTGTAGACTTTATGAAAAAATTTGGTGAGGACATTCTTGGCAAAGGGGTCGTACTAGCAAAAGATACTCCGAACTTCATTGCCAATCGCATAGGCACATATGGTCTGCTCGTTACTTTACAGGAAATGATGAAAGGCGGCTATTCAGTTGGCGAAGTAGATTCAGTGACAGGGCCACTTATCGGTCGTCCAAAATCTGCTACTTTCCGTACGTTAGATGTCGTTGGCTTAGATACTTTTATCCATGTGGCAAAAAACGTATATGACCAAACGTCAGGAGATGAACAGCAAGTATTTGCAGTACCTGAATTTTTGCAAAAAATGGTTACAAACGGCTGGCTAGGTGCTAAGTCTGGGCAAGGTTTCTTCCAGAAGCAAGGGAAGGAAATTTTAGAAATTGATCCAAACACATTAGCTTATAGCCCAGTGAAAAAATTACAAACACCTTCAATTGAAATGGCGAAACAAACGCGAGGATTAGCTAATAAAGTTAAGGCATTAACGTATGCTAAAGATCGTACAGGTGAGCTGTTATGGGGGATTTTTGCACCAACATTAATTTACTCTGCACAGCTACACGGTGAAATTGCCGATGATATTGTGGCAATAGATAATGCAATGAAATGGGGCTTCGGCTGGCAACAAGGTCCATTTGAAATATGGGATGCCATCGGTGTTGCAGAATCCGTTGCCAAAATGGAAGCGGAAGGTCACGAGGTTCCTGTATTTGTAAAAGACATGTTAGAGAAGGGCTTTACTTCATTCTATTCAGAACTTGAAGGAGACGTAGCGTATTATAACGGGTCACAATACGTAAAAGTTCCTGTTAATGAAAAAGAAATTAACTTAAAGCGCTATAAAAAGAAACATGGCGTTATTAAGTCTAATACAGGTGCTAGCTTAATAGATTTAGGTGACGGAATTGCACTACTTGAGTTCCATTCCCAATCAAATGCTATCGGTTTAGATATTATTCAAATGATTAACTACGCAGTAGATGAAGTGGAAGCAAATTATAAAGGCTTGGTAATTGGAAACCAAGGTAAAAACTTCTGTGTCGGTGCTAACTTAGGAATGATTTTAGTAGAAGCACAGGATGATAACATTTTTGAACTAGACTTTGTCATTAAAGCATTCCAAGATGCGATGCAAAAAATAAAATATTCTAACAAACCTGTTGTGGCAGCACCGTTCGCGATGACATTAGGTGGAGGCGCAGAAGTATGTTTACCTGCTGCACATATCCAAGCGACGATGGAAACTTATATGGGCTTAGTAGAAGTAGGTGTTGGTTTAATTCCAGGTGGTGGCGGTAATAAAGCGCTTTACCAAAAATTCTTGAAAGGTTTACCAAATGGAGTTGAGGTAGACTATCAAAATATTGCTAATAAAGTATTCGAAACAATTGCGATGGCGAAAGTTTCAACGTCAGGTGAGGAAGCACGCGATAATAACTTCCTAGATTTTGCAGATGGTATTTCAGTCAATGCAGATCACCAAATTTATGATGCAAAGCAAGCTGCTTTGGCACTTTATGATGCAGGCTACCAACCACCAGTGCCAACAAGAGTTCCTGTTGTCGGTGCATCTGGCTACGGTACGTTACTAATTGGTGCTCAAGGAATGTTTGAATCAGGTTTCATTAGTGAACATGATTTAAAAATTGCTAAGAAGTTAGCGTACGTAATTGCAGGTGGAAAAGTTCCATATGGCACATTAGTAGATGAGCAATACCTATTAAACTTAGAGCGTGAAGCATTCCTAAGCTTAGTTGCAGATCCGCTATCTCAACAAAGAATGCAACACATGTTATTAAAAGGAAAACCACTTCGTAACTAACTAGACTAAAATGTTTGCACATGAAACAAAGGGGGATTTAGACGATGCGTGAAGCCGTAATTGTAGCAGGAGCACGAACTCCTATTGGAAAAGCGAAAAAAGGTTCATTAGCAACAGTAAGACCGGATGATTTTGGGGCAGCAGTTGTCAAAGAAACATTAAAAAGAGCGGGCTATGAAGGTCCTGTCGATGACTTAATTTTAGGCTGCGCAATGCCAGAAGCAGAGCAAGGGATGAATGTAGCTCGTAGTATCGGAGCGCTTGCAGGACTACCAGATACTACACCTGCACTGACAATTAATCGATTTTGTTCATCAGGTTTACAGGCAATAGCATATGCAGCTGAACGTATTATGCTTGGTCATTCAAAGGCCATTCTTGCTGGCGGTGTTGAATCGATGAGTATGGTGCCAATGGTAGGAAATACACCACGCTTAAATCCAACATTAGCTGAAACTGCACCACAATACTATATGGGGATGGGGCATACAGCAGAGGAAGTAGCACGTCAGTACAATGTGAGTCGTGAAGATCAAGATGCATTTGCTGTACGATCACATATGCTTGCAGAAAAAGCAATTAAAGAAGGTAAATTCAATGATGAGATTGTTCCAATTGAAGTGGAACAACATTATGTGGATAACAATAATAAACTACAGGTGAAAAAATTTACCTTCAGTGTCGATGAGGGCGTTCGTCCGGGCACATCAGTTGAAGGCTTAGCTAAACTTCGTCCTGCATTCCATGTAAAAGGAAGTGTTACAGCAGGTAACGCTTCTCAAACTTCTGATGGTGCAGCTGCAGTTCTAGTAATGGATCGTGAGGAAGCAGAAAAGCAAGGAATGACACCGATGGCTAAGTTTTTAGGCTTTGCGGTTGGCGGAGTTCCACCAGAAGTAATGGGTATCGGCCCAATCGTAGCAGTTCCCAAAGCGCTTGAAATTGCAGGTTTATCAATTCAAGATATTGATTTGTGGGAAATTAACGAAGCGTTTGCATCTCAATCATTACAAGTGGTTCGTCATTTAGGTATTGACCAAGAGAAAGTAAACGTAAATGGCGGTGCAATTGCATTAGGACATCCGCTTGGTGCAACAGGTGCAATTTTAACATTGAAGCTAATTCACGAGCTGAAACGTCAAGGCAAAAAATATGGTGTCGTTACAATGTGTATCGGCGGTGGTATGGGCGCTGCTGGAGTATTTGAGATTTTATAAGTTATGTGAAATTATTTAAGAATTGCGAATTGTATGAGTGCCCGGCACCTAAAAATAAGGAGGAATTTAACATGACAGAAAAAACAACAGATATCATTAAAGGCGGCGGATTTATCATTGAGGACGTGGCATTGGACCGCGTATTTACACCAGAAGATTTTACAGATGAGCATAAAATGATTGCTAAAACTACTGAAGAGTATGTTGCGAATGAGGTATTACCTGTAGTTGAAAACTTAGAGCATCATGAGTTCGAGCATTCAGTGCGTCTACTGAAAAGTGCTGGTGAACTTGGTTTATTAGCTGCAGATGTACCAGAAGAATACGAAGGTCTTGGCTTAGATAAAGTATCTTCTGCATTAATAGCTGAAAAAATGTCAGTAGCTGGGGGCTTCTCGATTACACATGGTGCACATGTAGGGATTGGTTCATTACCTATCGTGCTATTCGGTAACGAAGATCAAAAGCAAAAGTATTTACCGAAGCTTGCTTCTGGTGAATTAATTGCAGCTTACGCATTAACAGAGCCTGGTTCAGGTTCGGACGCTTTAGGTGCCAAAACGACTGCAAAGCTAAATGCTGCTGGCACTCATTATGTATTAAACGGTGAAAAACAATGGATTACTAACGCTGGTTTTGCTGATGTCTTTGTTGTGTACGCAAAAATCGATGGCGATAAATTCTCAGCATTCATCGTGGAACGTGCCTATAATGGTGTTTCTGTAGGTCCAGAAGAAAAGAAAATGGGTATCAAATCTTCTTCAACTCGTACATTAGTGCTTGAGGATGCAGAAGTACCTGTAGAAAATCTACTAGGTGAAGTAGGTCGTGGACACGTAATTGCATTTAACATTTTAAATATCGGTCGTTATAAATTAGGTGTAGGAACAATCGGTGGCTCAAAACGTGCTTTAGAGCTAGCCATTCAATATACAAACCAACGTCAACAATTCAAAACGAAGCTTTCTGATTTCAACTTAACGAAAGAAAAACTATCGACAATGGCGTCTCAACTATATGCGTCTGAGTCATTAAATTATCGTACGGTTGGATTATTTGAAGATCGTTTAAGCCAATTAAGCCCTGAAGAACAAAAGCAAGGGAAAGTTATTGCAAATGCAATTGCTGAATATGCAATTGAGTGTTCGATTGCGAAAGTGTTTGGTTCGGAAACATTGGATTATATCGCAGATGAAGCGGTGCAATTGCATGGTGGCTATGGCTTTATGGCAGAATATGAAGTGGAGCGAATTTATCGCGATTCTCGAATTAACCGTATTTTCGAAGGTACAAATGAAATTAACCGCATGATTGTACCAGGTACATTTATGAAAAAAGCGTTAAAAGGTGAATTGCCATTATTACAGGTCGCACAAAACTTACAACAAGAACTTCTTATGCTAATGCCTGAAGATGTAGGCACAGAGCCACTAGCACAAGAAAAATACCTTGTGAAAAATGCTAAAAAAATTGCTGTGTTAGCAGCGGGTATGGCAGCACAACGCTATGGGGCGAAGCTAGACCAAGAACAAGAGGTATTAGTGAACATTGCCAATATCGCCAACCAATTATTCGCTATGGAGTCTGCGGTTTTACGTACAGAAAAGGCAATTGCGCGTGAAGGTGTAGAAAAATCACATCAAAAACTACTTTACACACAAATCTTCTGCCAAGAAGCATTTGCAGAAATCGAGAAAGAGGCAAAGGATACAATTCTTGCATCAGCAGATGGAGATGCTGCACGTATGACATTGTCAGCATTACGTAAACTGACTCGTAACAATCCTTATAACCTGATTACTAAAAAGCGTGAAGCTTCAGTTAAACTAATCGAAGCAGAAAAATTCATCGTATAATATAAACTTTGACCTAGCTGCTTGCTATAGGAAAGCTAAGATTAGAGTGTCCACAAAAGGCAACGAGAAAATCATTCTTGTTGCCTTTTGTTATGTGGGTGCCAGGCACACAAACAATTCTGAATTTTGCTAGTAGATATTGTTGTAAACAGACCGCGCGCTAGCGAGGGGTACTTCTTACACTGTGCCAGAGGGAAAGCGTAGTGGATTTTTTACGAAATAGGAGCCGATGTGATGCGATGTATCTAAGCTAAGTGGGGGTGCCAGGCACTCAAACAATTCACCATGCATTTTATAATTTATTAAGTAAAAATCCACGAAGACTCCTGCGGGAACAGCACAGAATGTAAGACGAAACAAACCGCGCGCTAGCGAGGGTTGCGGCTTACACTGTGCCCGCGGAAAGCGCAGTGGATTTTTACGAAATAGGAGCCGATACAATGCGATGTATCTATGCTAAGTGTCATATGCGGGGTGCCAGGCACTCAAACAATTCACCATGCATTTTATAATTTATTAAGTAAAAATCCACGAAGACTCCTGCGGGAACAGCACAGAATGTAAGACGAAACAAACCGCGCGCTAGCGAGGGTTGCGGCTTACACTGTGCCCACGGAAAGCGTAGTGGATTTTTACGAAATAGGAGCCGATACAATGCGATGTATCTATGCTAAGTGTCATATGTGGGGTGCCAGGCACTCAAACAATTCACCATGCATTTTATAATTTATTAAGTAAAAATCCACGAAGACTCCTGCGGGAACAACACAGAATGTAAGACGAAACAAACCGCGCGCTAGCGAGGGTTGCGGCTTACACTGTGCCCGCGGAAAGCGTAGTGGATTTTTACGAAATAGGAGCCGATACAATGCGATGTATCTATGCTAAAGTACCAGGCACTCAAACAATTGCTATTCTGCTCAGACCTTCCGCCCGTAGCGAAAATCAATGGCGGTAGCCACATTCGACATTACTAATTTATCTTGCGTAACTAGCCAATAAATGTTTCGTTTTGGCTCATACTAGTTATGATGGTATACTACAGGAAATGATAGTAGAGGAGCCTATAAATATGATTCAATTTATCCATTACCCTAAATGTACAACTTGTAAAAAAGCACAGAAGTGGTTAAACGACAATGGCGTTTCATACGAAGAGGTACACATTGTTGAACAACCACCTACGAAAGAGCAAATAAAGAGTTATTGGCAAGCTAGCGGACAGCCTCTGAAGAAATTTTTCAATACATCTGGCATGAAATATCGCGAACTTGGGTTGAAGGATAAACTGGCGGAAATGCCCGAAGATGAACAGCTCACACTACTTGCTTCTGACGGTATGCTAATTAAGCGACCAATTGTTACTGATGGAAAAAAAGTAACGTTAGGTTTTAAGGAATCAGATTTTGAACAAGCGTGGAAATAACAGCTTTAATCCTTGTTTTTATGAAAGAAGTATGGCACACTGAAAGTGAATATATTACATATTTATGGAGGGGTTTTTGGCATGAGCACACCTAAAGACTTACGTTACTCTGAAGAACACGAATGGGTAAAATTAGAAGATGGTAAAGTACGTATCGGTATTTCACATTTCGCACAATCTGAATTAGGAGATATCGTTTTCGTTGAGCTTCCACAAGTTGGCGACGAAATTAAAACAGATGATCCATTTGGAAGCGTAGAATCAGTAAAAACTGTTTCTGAATTATACGCACCAATTTCAGGTACTGTAGTTGAAGTAAATGCAGATTTAGAAGATAGCCCTGAATTCGTAAACGAATCACCATATGAAAAAGCATGGATGATCGTTGTAGAGCCTGCAGATGCTTCAGAGATTGAAAGCCTTATGACTGCAGAACAATACGAAGAAATGATTGCAGAATAAACAAGCCTATAATAGAAAAACGTCGGCATACACACCGGCGTTTTTTATTATATAGCACGAGGTATTAGTTGGTAATTTGATTTGTACAAAGCTTGACTCTGCAAGTAAATGATAGTACAGTGACTCACCATAAAATGTTGTCCAAATTGCGAAGCGACATGTGAAAATGATTGTTAACATGTAGATCTATGCATCGTGTGGAATCTGGTAATGGCAATGAATTGTTGTAGTAGATAACTGTCTAAATGGGGGTGGCGTGATGTTCGAAGGGAAATGTTTAATCGTGGAAGGCCGTTCGGATAAGCTTCAAATAGAACCTATTTTGAGTGAAGATGTTACAATACTTTGTACAAATGGTACAATTGGTGTGCATCAATTAGAAGAATTACTCGACCCATATGAGGGCTGTGAGCTATATACATTTTTTGATGCAGATGCATCAGGAGATAAACTACGAGCATTAATGGACAGACATTATCCTGAGGCGGAGCATTTGCGAACAATGCCTACTTATAAAGAAGTAGAAACTACACCGAGGAAAGTGCTTGCGATGATTTTATTGCGCGCGTATTTTTCCATCCATAATGAATATATTTTGTAAGGTTGCGTGAAAAATGGAAGAATGGTCAAAAGAGCAGTGGGAAACGGCTGTAAAATCTGGTGAAAAAACTGCCTTTTATTTATATACACCGATGTGCGGAACTTGTGCAGTTGCATCTAAAATGATGGATATCATAGAACAGTTACTGCCACAGTTGAAATTAGGTAAGGCAAATATAAATTTTTTAGAGCAAATAGCTTATGATTTTCAAATCGAAAGTGTACCTTGTTTACTCGTTAGCGATCGAGGAAAAGTTATAGACAAGGTTTATGCATTTCAATCCGTACCGTTTTTATACGAATTGTTAAAAAAACCAATTGACTGAACTTTGCTAGCATGGTAAAGTAACAACTATATTAAAAACTATTAAATATATCGAACTCTTATAAAGAGCGGCGGAGGGAAGTGCCCTATGAAGCCCGGCAACCATCACATATGTGAAAAGGTGCCAAATCACTCAAAGATTTTTCTTTGAAAGATGAGAGAACGGTTTAGCGTATAAAATACGTGACCCCTTCTACTTGTCTATGAGTGAAGGGGTTTTCTATATGAGAAAAGGAGTATTCGCTATGATACAGCTTCAAAATATTACGAAGAAATACAAAACCGCAAATGGCGAATTAACTGCTGTTAAAGATGTCAATCTTACGATTAACAAAGGTGAGATTTTTGGCATTATCGGCTATAGTGGCGCTGGTAAAAGTACGATGATTCGTTTATTAAACGGTTTAGAAAAGCCGACAACAGGTACGGTGAAGGTGAACAATCAAGAATTTTCATCTATTAAGGGCCAAAAGTTGCGTGATGCTAGACAAAAAGTAAGTATGATTTTCCAACATTTTAACTTACTTTGGTCAAGAACTGTTGCTGAAAATATCGCTTTTCCACTTGAAATTGCAGGTATAGCTAAGAGTGAGCGAGACGCACGTGTGAAAGAACTGATTGCACTTGTCGGTTTAGAAGGACGTGACAAGGCGTATCCATCACAGCTATCAGGCGGTCAAAAGCAACGCGTTGGTATCGCACGAGCACTTGCTAATAATCCTGAAGTGTTGTTATGTGATGAAGCTACATCGGCACTAGATCCAGAAACAACAGATGCAATTCTTGATTTGCTTGTCGACATTAACGAACGATTAGGTTTAACGATTGTATTAATTACCCATGAAATGCATGTTATCCGCAAAATCTGTCATCGTGTAGCGGTAATGGAAGCTGGAGAAATTGTGGAGCGTGGTGAAGTATTACAAGTGTTCCAAGCACCACAAGCGGCGATTACTAAAAAATTCGTTTCGCAAATTACCGATACGAAGGAAACCCAGGAGACAGTTGCACAGCTTAGAGTAAATTATCCAACGGGACACCTTGTTAAGCTTGTTTTTGTTGGTGAAAAAACAGAGCAACCTGTTATATCGCATTTAGTAAAACAGTTTGATGTGGAGATTAGTATTGTCCATGGCAATATCTCACAAACTAAAAATGGCGCATACGGTACTCTTATCGTGCAAATTGATGGCACGGATACAAATGTAGCAGCTGCACTAAATTATTTAAATACAGTTGAAGTACAAACGGAGGTGATTGCAAATGCTAACTAGTCTCTTTCCGAATGTCGACTGGGAAAAAATGTGGACAGCCACATATGAAACACTTTATATGACCACTCTTTCAACAGTCGTAACATTTATACTTGGTTTAGCCATTGGCATAATCCTCTTTTTAACGAGTCCAAACCAATTATGGGCTAATAAAATCGTTAACTTTTTAACAGGATCGGTCGTTAATATATTCCGTTCGATACCAT
The genomic region above belongs to Lysinibacillus sp. FSL W8-0992 and contains:
- a CDS encoding 5'-3' exonuclease produces the protein MTTKPKLLIVDGMALLFRSFFASAAMGHFIRLEDGTPSNGAQGFVRHVLTAQSIMQPTHLAICWDMGSQTFRNELYDGYKANRPAPPEEMLPQFDMAKNLSQHIGWQNFGVVGMEADDLIGSMITKWQDEADITVISGDKDLLQLLTPTTQIAFTKKGYTEYDLYTHSRFKEEYGIEPIQFAQVKAFMGDTSDGYPGVKGIGPKQALTLIQMYGSIDNVISSLEELKPGQRTKIKDNLDMLKLSHELATIQTNVPIEAEIAQLVVPNYEQQTFKAIEERGFTLIAKQARSLYSLI
- a CDS encoding C39 family peptidase, yielding MKQYLPIHGISQYETSITPKYRNSACGPTTIHVILHYYNPTAPSVNELYELLGGTKIGLFKWRLIYNLRKLLPTWDIRNCTLKEALQEIDAGRPVAMRFDRYFSLQWFDKKSTFVYHWVPLIGYDVQDGELLLIFHDNGGKNRPSQIRTALFQNNEKVLSFVKVAPK
- a CDS encoding thioredoxin family protein, which translates into the protein MVSKESELLMKTITTAEQFNELISGEQKVLVKFYAGWCPDCTRMNMFIDPIIEEYNQFDWYELNRDELPEIADKYDVMGIPSLLIFQNGEKLAHLHSANAKTPQQVTEFLAAQQ
- a CDS encoding 3-hydroxyacyl-CoA dehydrogenase/enoyl-CoA hydratase family protein — translated: MTYNIKKAAVLGSGVMGSGIAAHLANIGIPTLLLDIAPKELTKEEEAKGLTLAHPAVRNRFVNSALQKLVKQKPAPLTSKKNLSLLTVGNFEDDLDKLKDVDWVIEVVVENLAIKQSLYEKIDAVRTAGTIISSNTSGISINAMAEGRSEDFQKHFLGTHFFNPPRYLKLLEVIPATTTAPEVVDFMKKFGEDILGKGVVLAKDTPNFIANRIGTYGLLVTLQEMMKGGYSVGEVDSVTGPLIGRPKSATFRTLDVVGLDTFIHVAKNVYDQTSGDEQQVFAVPEFLQKMVTNGWLGAKSGQGFFQKQGKEILEIDPNTLAYSPVKKLQTPSIEMAKQTRGLANKVKALTYAKDRTGELLWGIFAPTLIYSAQLHGEIADDIVAIDNAMKWGFGWQQGPFEIWDAIGVAESVAKMEAEGHEVPVFVKDMLEKGFTSFYSELEGDVAYYNGSQYVKVPVNEKEINLKRYKKKHGVIKSNTGASLIDLGDGIALLEFHSQSNAIGLDIIQMINYAVDEVEANYKGLVIGNQGKNFCVGANLGMILVEAQDDNIFELDFVIKAFQDAMQKIKYSNKPVVAAPFAMTLGGGAEVCLPAAHIQATMETYMGLVEVGVGLIPGGGGNKALYQKFLKGLPNGVEVDYQNIANKVFETIAMAKVSTSGEEARDNNFLDFADGISVNADHQIYDAKQAALALYDAGYQPPVPTRVPVVGASGYGTLLIGAQGMFESGFISEHDLKIAKKLAYVIAGGKVPYGTLVDEQYLLNLEREAFLSLVADPLSQQRMQHMLLKGKPLRN
- a CDS encoding acetyl-CoA C-acetyltransferase — its product is MREAVIVAGARTPIGKAKKGSLATVRPDDFGAAVVKETLKRAGYEGPVDDLILGCAMPEAEQGMNVARSIGALAGLPDTTPALTINRFCSSGLQAIAYAAERIMLGHSKAILAGGVESMSMVPMVGNTPRLNPTLAETAPQYYMGMGHTAEEVARQYNVSREDQDAFAVRSHMLAEKAIKEGKFNDEIVPIEVEQHYVDNNNKLQVKKFTFSVDEGVRPGTSVEGLAKLRPAFHVKGSVTAGNASQTSDGAAAVLVMDREEAEKQGMTPMAKFLGFAVGGVPPEVMGIGPIVAVPKALEIAGLSIQDIDLWEINEAFASQSLQVVRHLGIDQEKVNVNGGAIALGHPLGATGAILTLKLIHELKRQGKKYGVVTMCIGGGMGAAGVFEIL
- a CDS encoding acyl-CoA dehydrogenase family protein, whose product is MTEKTTDIIKGGGFIIEDVALDRVFTPEDFTDEHKMIAKTTEEYVANEVLPVVENLEHHEFEHSVRLLKSAGELGLLAADVPEEYEGLGLDKVSSALIAEKMSVAGGFSITHGAHVGIGSLPIVLFGNEDQKQKYLPKLASGELIAAYALTEPGSGSDALGAKTTAKLNAAGTHYVLNGEKQWITNAGFADVFVVYAKIDGDKFSAFIVERAYNGVSVGPEEKKMGIKSSSTRTLVLEDAEVPVENLLGEVGRGHVIAFNILNIGRYKLGVGTIGGSKRALELAIQYTNQRQQFKTKLSDFNLTKEKLSTMASQLYASESLNYRTVGLFEDRLSQLSPEEQKQGKVIANAIAEYAIECSIAKVFGSETLDYIADEAVQLHGGYGFMAEYEVERIYRDSRINRIFEGTNEINRMIVPGTFMKKALKGELPLLQVAQNLQQELLMLMPEDVGTEPLAQEKYLVKNAKKIAVLAAGMAAQRYGAKLDQEQEVLVNIANIANQLFAMESAVLRTEKAIAREGVEKSHQKLLYTQIFCQEAFAEIEKEAKDTILASADGDAARMTLSALRKLTRNNPYNLITKKREASVKLIEAEKFIV
- a CDS encoding arsenate reductase family protein, whose translation is MIQFIHYPKCTTCKKAQKWLNDNGVSYEEVHIVEQPPTKEQIKSYWQASGQPLKKFFNTSGMKYRELGLKDKLAEMPEDEQLTLLASDGMLIKRPIVTDGKKVTLGFKESDFEQAWK
- the gcvH gene encoding glycine cleavage system protein GcvH, with the translated sequence MSTPKDLRYSEEHEWVKLEDGKVRIGISHFAQSELGDIVFVELPQVGDEIKTDDPFGSVESVKTVSELYAPISGTVVEVNADLEDSPEFVNESPYEKAWMIVVEPADASEIESLMTAEQYEEMIAE
- a CDS encoding thioredoxin family protein; protein product: MEEWSKEQWETAVKSGEKTAFYLYTPMCGTCAVASKMMDIIEQLLPQLKLGKANINFLEQIAYDFQIESVPCLLVSDRGKVIDKVYAFQSVPFLYELLKKPID
- a CDS encoding methionine ABC transporter ATP-binding protein; protein product: MIQLQNITKKYKTANGELTAVKDVNLTINKGEIFGIIGYSGAGKSTMIRLLNGLEKPTTGTVKVNNQEFSSIKGQKLRDARQKVSMIFQHFNLLWSRTVAENIAFPLEIAGIAKSERDARVKELIALVGLEGRDKAYPSQLSGGQKQRVGIARALANNPEVLLCDEATSALDPETTDAILDLLVDINERLGLTIVLITHEMHVIRKICHRVAVMEAGEIVERGEVLQVFQAPQAAITKKFVSQITDTKETQETVAQLRVNYPTGHLVKLVFVGEKTEQPVISHLVKQFDVEISIVHGNISQTKNGAYGTLIVQIDGTDTNVAAALNYLNTVEVQTEVIANAN